One part of the Sorangiineae bacterium MSr11954 genome encodes these proteins:
- the modA gene encoding molybdate ABC transporter substrate-binding protein: MAIASLAALGLGCQGKPAGAKQDASEQASSSAMGTERPLKVAAAADLARAFEEVGKGYEGKTGKKVVFSFGSSGLLAKQIAQGAPFDVFASANQSFADEAIKSGACFEEGQALYARGRLVVWTKKGKNDKGEKNDGAGAPQSLADLKDPRFAKVAIANPEHAPYGRAAKEALTAVGAWDAVSKKVVYGENIQQTFQFVQSGNAEAAVVALSLAIATDEGDYVLVDPKLHAPLDQKIVVCKGGSQEDGAPRKHARAFAAYVNSEEGRAIMRRFGFLLPGESLTPPPGH, from the coding sequence GTGGCCATCGCGAGCCTGGCCGCCCTCGGCCTAGGTTGCCAAGGGAAGCCGGCCGGCGCCAAGCAGGATGCGTCCGAGCAGGCTTCGTCCTCCGCCATGGGCACCGAGCGCCCGCTGAAGGTGGCCGCGGCCGCCGACCTTGCGCGCGCGTTCGAAGAGGTGGGGAAGGGGTACGAGGGCAAGACGGGCAAGAAGGTCGTCTTCTCCTTTGGCTCCTCGGGGCTCCTGGCCAAGCAGATCGCCCAGGGCGCACCGTTCGACGTCTTCGCGTCCGCGAACCAGTCGTTCGCGGACGAGGCCATCAAGAGCGGCGCGTGCTTCGAGGAGGGCCAGGCCCTCTATGCGCGCGGCCGCCTCGTGGTCTGGACCAAGAAGGGCAAAAACGACAAGGGCGAGAAGAACGACGGCGCCGGGGCCCCGCAGTCGCTCGCCGACTTGAAGGATCCCCGCTTCGCGAAGGTGGCCATCGCCAACCCCGAGCATGCGCCGTACGGGCGCGCGGCCAAGGAGGCCCTCACGGCGGTGGGGGCTTGGGACGCGGTGTCCAAGAAGGTCGTCTACGGCGAGAACATCCAGCAGACGTTCCAGTTCGTCCAGAGCGGCAACGCCGAGGCGGCGGTGGTGGCGCTCTCGCTCGCCATCGCCACCGACGAAGGGGACTACGTGCTGGTCGACCCCAAGCTGCACGCGCCCCTCGATCAGAAGATCGTCGTCTGCAAAGGGGGCTCGCAGGAGGACGGTGCGCCGCGAAAGCATGCGCGCGCCTTCGCCGCCTATGTGAACTCGGAGGAAGGCCGGGCCATCATGCGACGCTTCGGGTTCCTGCTCCCGGGCGAATCGCTCACCCCGCCCCCCGGTCACTGA
- the modB gene encoding molybdate ABC transporter permease subunit — MSPLALSLFVATVSTLVAAVAGLAIAALLATRRFPGRALLDVIITLPMVMPPTVLGYYLLVLLGRKSAIGHVYETLTGSSIVFTRTGAVCAAAVGALPIVVKSGRAALEEIDPRLIFAARTLGASPWRAFFTVRLPLAARGIIAASMLAFARALGDFGVTLMVAGNIPGETQTASLAIFDAILAQRDDDAFALVVVLTLVATAVLYSVNKLTERHRT; from the coding sequence GTGAGCCCGCTCGCCCTTTCGCTCTTCGTCGCCACCGTCTCCACCCTCGTGGCGGCGGTGGCCGGCTTGGCGATCGCGGCCCTCTTGGCGACCCGCCGCTTTCCCGGGCGCGCGCTGCTCGACGTGATCATCACCTTGCCGATGGTCATGCCGCCCACGGTGCTCGGCTACTATCTGCTCGTGCTCCTCGGACGAAAGAGCGCCATCGGCCACGTGTACGAGACGCTCACCGGCTCCAGCATCGTCTTTACGCGCACGGGGGCCGTCTGCGCCGCCGCGGTGGGCGCGCTCCCCATCGTGGTCAAATCCGGCCGCGCCGCCCTGGAGGAGATCGACCCGCGCCTGATCTTCGCCGCCCGCACCTTGGGGGCCTCCCCCTGGCGCGCGTTTTTCACGGTGCGGCTGCCGCTGGCGGCGCGCGGGATCATCGCCGCGTCGATGCTCGCCTTTGCGAGGGCGCTGGGCGACTTCGGGGTCACCTTGATGGTCGCCGGAAATATCCCGGGCGAGACGCAGACCGCCTCCCTGGCCATCTTCGACGCCATCCTCGCGCAGCGCGACGACGATGCCTTTGCGCTGGTGGTGGTGCTCACCTTGGTCGCCACCGCCGTGCTCTACTCCGTGAACAAGCTCACGGAGAGGCACCGCACGTGA